One Phocoena sinus isolate mPhoSin1 chromosome 14, mPhoSin1.pri, whole genome shotgun sequence genomic region harbors:
- the RAB12 gene encoding LOW QUALITY PROTEIN: ras-related protein Rab-12 (The sequence of the model RefSeq protein was modified relative to this genomic sequence to represent the inferred CDS: deleted 1 base in 1 codon; substituted 2 bases at 2 genomic stop codons) — protein sequence MDPGAALQRRPAGGGGLGAGSPALSGGQSRRRKQPPRPADFKLQVIIIGSRGVGKTSLMERFTDDTFCEACKSTVGVDFKIKTVELRGKKIRLQIWDTAGQERFNSITSAYYRSAKGIILVYDITKKETFDDLPKWMKMIDKYASEDAELLLVGNKLDCETDREISRQQGXKEKNNLSSXFAQQITGMRFCEASAKDNFNVDEIFLKLVDDILKKMPLDMLRNELSNSILSLQPEPEIPPELPPPRPHVRCC from the exons ATGGATCCGGGCGCCGCGCTGCAGAGGCGGCCCGCGGGCGGCGGCGGCCTGGGCGCGGGCTCCCCGGCGCTGTCGGGCGGCCAGTCCCGGCGGAGGAAGCAGCCCCCCAGGCCGGCCGACTTCAAGCTGCAGGTCATCATCATCGGCTCCCGCGGCGTGGGCAAGACCAGCCTGATGGAGCGCTTTACCGACGACACCTTCTGCGAGGCCTGCAAGTCCACCGTGG GTGTTGACTTTAAAATCAAAACCGTAGagctaagaggaaagaaaattaggTTACAAATCTG GGACACAGCAGGTCAGGAGAGATTCAACAGCATTACCTCAGCTTATTACAGAAGTGCCAAGGGGATCATATTAGTATATGATATCACAAAGAAGGAGACATTTGATGATTTGCCCAAATGGATGAAGATGATTGATAAG TACGCTTCAGAAGACGCAGAGCTTCTTTTAGTTGGAAATAAGTTGGACTGTGAAACTGACAGAGAAATCAGCAGACAGCAGGGTTGAAAAG agaaaaataatttgtcttcTTAGTTTGCACAGCAGATAACTGGGATGCGG TTCTGTGAAGCGAGTGCCAAGGATAACTTCAACGTGGACGAAATATTCCTGAAGCTTGTCGATGACATCctgaaaaag ATGCCTCTGGACATGCTGAGGAACGAGCTGTCCAATAGCATCCTCTCCTTACAACCAGAGCCTGAGATCCCACCAGAACTGCCTCCACCCAGACCACACGTCCGATGCTGTTGA